In bacterium, the genomic stretch TCATTTCGGGAAATGATGAATACTAGAAGAAATGCTTGTCTTCTCCTTTCTTCGCGTGAAAAATACTTTCTTACTTCAATTCAGCTTAGTAATACTTGGTTCTATTCTATTGCTCTGGGCTGCGATCAATAATACTTATCCATTGGTTCATTCAGACACAGCAGCGTATGTTAGTTCGTCATTCAAACTGAAAGTACCCCTAAATGACAAACCGATTGGCTATGGTTTGTTTCTCATGTCAGCCCGTTTATTCAACTCACTTTGGGTTCCACTGATTTTGCAGTCTCTCATAACTGCTGCATTGCTCTTTCGAATTGCAACTTTAATTCTCCCGGTTGTTAAACGACAGTATGTAATAGCATTCAGTGCAATACTCATTACTGTATTAACGACTGACATTTCGAAATATGTCAGCTGCATTATGCCTGATATTTTTACAAGCTGGCTCTTTTTGGGCGGATTCCTTTTTCTTATCTCAACGCAATCTGTGGATAGATTTTTTTCTGCCGGCGCAATCATGGTCTCGTTCATATCGCACAACAGTCACTCATTCTTGATGTACTCTTCGGTGATTCTCCTGCTGCTCTTGTCCTGGGGGCTTCGTTCCAGAAATGATCTTTTCTGGAAAACTTCAAGACAATTATCCCTTTTAGCGATAGCTGCTACTCTCGCTCTTTGCATGTTGAATCTCGCTGTAAATGACAGATTCACATTAACAAATAACAACTCCGTTTTTTACATATCCAAACTAATTTACCATGGCACTTTAACCAAAACATTGGATAAGTATTGCCACGAAAAGAATTGGAAACTTTGTAATTACAGGGAGGTGATTAAACTAAATGGTAACGAAAACTTTCCAAACTGGTATTTTTGGGGGGAAGATTCACCGATGCGTAAAATGGGCGGCTGGAAACCGGCTCCGGAGGACCAGGCTGAGTATCAAGACATTATTTCGCATTCTCTGAATTCCTTCTCTCCAATGATCCTTCGTAGGTGTCTGAAGGAAACTTTCAAACAACTAACCAAAACCTCTTCAAAGCTTTTCAAGTATGACGAAACCTTTGGCGTATTCAAAGTCTTACGAAGTTATTATCCTTTTGAATTCAACCAGTTTATGAACGGGAAACAGCAGAGAGGGCTGGAAGTAAAAGGCAGAATTTTCTCTTTGAAGGAGAAGATTGCGCAGATATTATTTTTTGCAGCAGCAATGATCGTTTTGCTTATTTGTCTTTCAAAAAAATACTACTTCCTATCCGGAATCATGCTCGCTTTGTTCATTTTCTTACTCTTAAATGCCGCTTTCGTGGGATTTACTGTAGCGGCGGAAGGACGTTATCAGGGTAGAGTGCTTTGGCTGATTCCTTATTTTGTATTTTTGGTGTTATCAAGTTTATTTATAAAACTCCATAAGAACGTCCCTCATCTCATTCCTTTGTCAATGCGGTCGTGATCAGCACTTCTCCGAATTGTGCGTCGTTCTGATTCCCACTGCTAGTGTGTCCTGTCCCATCTAAAACTTGCATTTTGCTGCTGGCTCGCAGGCTTGATGGCGAGGCGCATACCCTCTGCGGTACGTAACGAGCGAGCAACGAAGCCAGCGAGCCTGCGAGCCGTAGCCCTTGAGGGGCGCGGCGGCGCTCGCGCCAAAATGGAAAGTTTTAGACGGGACAGGGCACTACAGTCGCCCGCCAGTGTTTTCAGTGATTTGACAACTATATAATGTTAGTTTATAATCTATCTACTATGATTAATATCAAATCTAGATTCGAGTTTGTTGTCAGTCCCTGTTTCGAGCCCTTCTTTGCCTTGCAAACGCTGACCGATGAGAACTCGCGGATCCACGAAGGCTGGAAAAGGCTTGCGCTGCAACGAATCCCGCAGAGTTTCCATAGAAAGTTTGCTTTGATCGGTGGGTCTCCTTACCTCTGGCCTGCTGTTTCCGATACTCTTTTAGACGCTCCGCTGGATCTGTCCTTTGAAAACAGGATCAGAAGGATCGCCAAACTGACGGTCCAGGAGTTGCAGAAAACAATCTTCTTTGGAATCTTCCACGAATGGGGACCGGTAGCCTCTCTTCTTTCAGGACGCTACGATCTCTTTCAAACCGTAATGCGGATTTCAAAGACCAAACGTGAATGGCTCGCATTTATCGGTCTTTATCCGGCTAAGAAGTCTTCGCCAATCTTTCTGGGTTTAAATTGCCTTCTCCGCACACCAAAAGAGTTCCAGAAAATCCTGGTAAACCTGTTGGAAATCTTTTGGGAAACAGACTTTAAACAAACGTGGGACTTCCTTTCCGCGCAACTGGAGCGATCGAGGGAAGAGAAGGAGCGGCTATTTCAATCCTGCACACTCGAAGAATTTGCGCGTCTCGCTTTGCTCCGCGTACAGATTGACGAAAGGCGAGGTTTTCTGGAAGCGGTGCGCGGAGGTTATAAGCTTCCGCTCAAGAAACTTTCAGGCGCTGTGATTTTGCCTTCAGCGTTTAATGATAAACGC encodes the following:
- a CDS encoding metalloregulator ArsR/SmtB family transcription factor, yielding MINIKSRFEFVVSPCFEPFFALQTLTDENSRIHEGWKRLALQRIPQSFHRKFALIGGSPYLWPAVSDTLLDAPLDLSFENRIRRIAKLTVQELQKTIFFGIFHEWGPVASLLSGRYDLFQTVMRISKTKREWLAFIGLYPAKKSSPIFLGLNCLLRTPKEFQKILVNLLEIFWETDFKQTWDFLSAQLERSREEKERLFQSCTLEEFARLALLRVQIDERRGFLEAVRGGYKLPLKKLSGAVILPSAFNDKRHWTTYEGDPSRILAFFPYFDPAISLSQATSGPPEIQVDEPERDPALIFKALGDTTRYAMVALLARDPLTSADLAKAIALSRPTVSHHIQVLREAGLLEEKLQGNAVLLSLRREVFETLSDLVTQKLFHSEETIDLKKTRTK